The Spirosoma sp. SC4-14 DNA window TTCACGGTCGCATGTACTCGAAATTATCATTAACCAGACCATCGAATTTGCTCCAATTATCCTATTAGGAGCCGACCCGGCCGTTATCCCGATCAAGGCATTGCTCGATGCCATGTTCGGCATGTTTATTCATGCCAATATTCGCGTCAACCTGGGTCCATTAAAGTATCTCTTTAACACGCCTAACCTGCATTTGTGGCATCATGCCAACTATCAGGAGGTTTTCCATGCTAATTTCGGCACCAAATTCTCCTTTTTTGATTATTTGTTTGGCACTGTCTACGATCCGGGTCATGCGCCGGGTAACAAACCCGAAAACTGGGGACTTTACTATGATTACCCAAAAGACTACTTTCTCCAGCACGCATTTTCGGTCAGGCGTTTTGAGGAACGGAAGTTGCTGAAGTACAAATGGTTTTATCGTTACTACATGCTCCGGCCAAATCTGCTCCGTTTTCTGAAGAAACGATTCAACCGTCAACCCACGCCAACTCATCTCCAACC harbors:
- a CDS encoding sterol desaturase family protein; the encoded protein is MPQAELLRTTTIILVVWIVIILIWERVAPYRKGLSLFREGFWVDLVWYTIIQSYFLKILIFDYIIAPLQTQFDWSDWQFVRHWPVWVQVLFFLFTHDLYIYLFHRFQHANKWFWRTHEAHHSNKEVDFLAGSRSHVLEIIINQTIEFAPIILLGADPAVIPIKALLDAMFGMFIHANIRVNLGPLKYLFNTPNLHLWHHANYQEVFHANFGTKFSFFDYLFGTVYDPGHAPGNKPENWGLYYDYPKDYFLQHAFSVRRFEERKLLKYKWFYRYYMLRPNLLRFLKKRFNRQPTPTHLQPENID